The following is a genomic window from Nicotiana tabacum cultivar K326 chromosome 3, ASM71507v2, whole genome shotgun sequence.
TCAGTATGTTGGTAAAGCTAGAGATCATAGGAGCCATTTCACAATATATATAAAGATTTACATCCAGTGTAGAAAGTTATTACAACTTTAACCCCTACGATGACATCTAAAACAATCATTATCTGTCTCGTTTTTTGGAATGTGGGTATGGTGTCAATGCATTTAACTGTACCCTTGCCTATCTTGAGTGTTGCTGCTCTCTGTTACAAAAACTTCAATGCGTAGCCTAGATTTCTAGATCACTGATCAGTTAACAGAAACTACTTATTGCTTACAATTACACGGCTTCCATGTTTCTTGTTGAAGTGGTTTTATATTCAAATTAGTCACTCTTACAGTAATTTGGAACTTTTATTAACTTCTTTAATTATTTACAGGTTATGTTAGAGTTTGTAGATATCAGAAACTTACCAGAAGGGCGCAAGGGAAGCTTCTTCATCTCATTTAGCAAAACTCAGCCTGATAAAATATTCAATGCAAAGAGGAAACGTACTATTTTGTCTATCAGTGGGGAAAAACAGGTTGCTACTTTCCAGTGTGAACCTAATGGTCATCTTCTTCTTGATCTCATGTCCTACTCATCTTCTGGTTTGCCTATTCTAAATTCTGTGAAACCTATGGGTTCTGCTAAAGTCTCTTTAGAAGATTTAATttgcccaacttcaaaacttacAATGGAAAAATGGGTGGAAGTTGTTCCAAACTCTAAAATGGAAACACTAAAGCCAATCTATTTACGAGTAGCAATCTCAGTTACAACGCCTATGGCAGCACCATATGTCTTTCACTTTGTTCGTTCTCGAGCATTCTCCAAAACTTCTTGCTTTTTCCCTCTTCCTGGGAGGATTCAGTATGCTAAGAATTGGACTGGTGTCATCGATGATGCTGGTGATGAGGTCATTAGCCTGCAAATGAGGTACTTAATGTTAATCGTTTTATGCTGTTGATGCAGTTCTAGTTAGGGACTTTAACATAAATGTGCCTGTTATCTATGCACTATCTGCTTTTTTTTTCCTCTTGTATTTGTGATTAACTGCGGTTTCATGATAATGATTTCTTGTGGCTTCATCTGACATATTTGCGACTTTGGTGTCACAATCAAATTCTTCAGAAagcttttttctcttttaaacgAACTTGGGTTTAATCCTTTTATGAATTCTTTGATGAACCTAATTCAGTATTGGGGGACCTGTCTTATATTGCAAATGTGCGAGGACCTTTGTTTCTTGGTGAAAGTTTTAAGCAAAACCGATAATTTCACCAAACATGTGGAAGTATGAGAAGTTAGGAAACTGTCATTACCTTTTCTCCTTGCTGCTTGAAATTCTGTTGAACATCATGGTTCCACTGTAGGGACTCGACGAAATCAAAGGGGAAAAATGATTCTACATTGCAGAAGGACGTAATTGGCATAAGCAAGTCTGGCGAGGTACATTCTCTTGCTGAGTTAGTAGGGAAAGAGTGGTTGCTGCTAGATGCTCAGTGGTCCCTTCAACTACAAAAATCCAGCAGTGATGATGGCCACCTTTTGGAGTTGGTTGGTCACAGGAATGTGAGTGTTTATCTGTTATATCTTCCTTTTTTCTAGGGTTCAAAACTAGGGGAAAATACGGTTACCACTCTCATTTAATATCTGCCATTGTCACTCTTACACTCATCTATTGAATGACTAATTTCCTATCAGATATGTCAGAATGGATCTTTGCTGAAAAACACCAATTATCTGTCATATTAGTTTCATCTCAtgttcccactgggttttcctagGAACATGGCTTTGCTGCTAACACTCTGTAACAGAGGCTCTACCTCTAAGTTCTGCTTCGATGGTTCCAGCCATTGTTGTGCTATTTTTTTCCTCGAGGAAACATTTTGTCGTGCTATTTTTTTCCTCGAGGAAACATTTTGTGTTTGGAACATTACAGAGCTTAGTATATAGTAAGTTGTTGAATTTGGTAGTTGTTCTTGGTGCTGCAAAATGCTATTACACTAAGACACAACAATTTCAGTCACCGTAAAGCTATACACTTAACATCATTGTTGTGGCCTCTCAGCAATTTCAAGAATTTGTGTTTCCGATATTATGAATGAGTATTGCGGCTAAAGTTCTCTTGTACAGCTTCTCATTTACTCACTTATTTCAAAGTCATGAAATAGCTAAATCTGTTCACTGTTACCCATAATTCGTAATGATTCCAAAAGTTTACATTGTTCCGACTCTCCATGACTTAACAGTTTCCGCACTCATATGTTGTACAGGTGAAATTCTTCCCTGGTCAGAAGCTGGATTATGAGCACAAGCCTTGCACAAAGCAAAGGAGTCCTGATGATTTTTTAACAGCTATAGAGTTCTCTGCACAGGACCCTTATGGAAAGGCATTGGCATTGATTGACTTGAAATTTGGAGTTATCCATGTAAGCTATTTGTTTATACTGTTGTTCCAGTTTCATCTCGCGGAATCACATCTATCTAAGAAATATATTTTCCTTGTAAAATCAGGTAAAAGAGGAGTGGTTCCTATTGCCTGGTTCTATAACAGCTTTTGTACTTTGTGATACTTTGAGGAAGGAAGGGTATAGTAGCCTGGTAGGCAGTGCCAAACATTCCAAAGAGATTGATTTTTCAACTCAAGAAACTGACATGAGCCATGAAGAAGGCAACAAAGCTAATCTgaaatctgaggcagagaagggAATGCCGTTGGACCTGGAGGCTACCAAAGGAAACATTGCAGCACCAGCAAAAGGAGCTATAAGTGGAGGCTGCGGCAGTGGTTGTGGTAGTGGTTGCGGTAGTGTTATGAGGAGTGGGGCCTGCGGCAGTTGTGGTGCTGGTTGTGGAAACAAATTGGAGAGTGGTGGTTGTGGGGGGTGTGGCAGTGGTGGCTGCGGGGGAGGCTGTGGAAGTATGTACGAAAGCAGTGGTAGCAGTGGGTGTGGTGGCTGTGGTGGTATTGGTGGTTGTGGGTGGGATTCTGAAAGTAGGTCGAACAGCAGTGGTTGTGGAGGCTGTGGTGGCGGCGGCTGTGGTGGTGGTTGTGGAGGAGGTTGTGGAAATAGGTTGAAAAACAGTGGTTGTAGCAGCTGTGGTGGCGGCGGTGAATGTGTTGATGGTTTGGCATCTGGCAAAGCTGCTGAAGTTGATGCATAAATGACATCCCAAAGGAGGCTAATGCTAAAAGCCAATAAAAGTCCTAATCACTTTCATGCTTTTTATGTTTGTGGAACCCTTTCTCCATTAGTACACAATAAGCCCTTCATGATACTCCAGTGTCTTGTCATAGGGATTTTCAGCTGTTTGGAAATGTTTGTTGATATGCTGTTGTATTACTATGAATATAAAAGCTAAATAAAGTGTCAAGGATGAATATAGTCATTTGGTTTAATTGGAAATCTATATTTCTATATCGTTCAATATAGGTTGTTCTAGTGACTGGTTTGTGTGTTTGTTCTGTATTACTATTATGGATAACGGGACAATGCAAAGGAGTGTCGTTTCCCTCTCTTTTCAAGTCTAAAATTTATGCGCACATGACTATTGCTCTGAAGCTGAATTAGTTGGTAAATCAATTATCTGCTAGCGTTCGTGGCTCGAACCAATCGATCTTAGATGTCAAGTTAATGATGCACAAGCTTCTCTAGGTTTTTCTCTGATTCTTTACCTTGTGGAATCGAATTTAAGAAATTAGTTCTGAAAAGCCGATGAGAAGAGACACAAGAATCCTTATTGCTCCATATGAAGTGGTCATTCTCATTTGACAGAATGGTTAATACACCATTTCTTACATCATTTGTCTCCCATTAGCTGCCCACCAGCCCTCTCTTCATAATTTTTTAATTCACTGCATCGCATTACACTAGTGATTACTTTGAAAACAGAGTCAAGTAAGAAATATGGGGCCATAACTACTAGTTAAGGAATATCTGGCAGGAACAATTCAACCCAAGAGAAAACTAGGCACACATTTACTTATTATGAGGTCATCGTTGGTTTTGTTAACAGCTTAACTGATGCGTAGAATTCATATTCTCGGGTTACTGAAAAACCATCTGCAAGTAACTTTTCACAGTAAACATAGGTCGATAATTACCTGGAAAAGAGAATTGATAACCTGTTAGAGCAGGTCAAATCACActaagaatgtgaaattttttaCATCATCATGATACAAAACTTGGAGTTTCTTCTGTGTCTGTTGAATAATCTCCATTTAATTATTTGGAGTCCAGTGTAATGCATGCCTCATGTATTAAAAGGTTAATGTTTACCCACAAATTctgataacaattgaatttgtaactagttttaaggatatgcggattaacttgacacaaagcgataaattaagttgcaattgaaataaacgATGATAGAGTAAATTtaaaccacacgaattgaacaaTTACAATCTTGGAAGATCAGTCGCACTCGAATTGGATGCACTTCGATCGGTATCAAGATACAGAAGAATAAGAGCTTAAAGAgagaaataataatatattgcctTAGAATGCGTGTTAGaacatgttaaatgaattatcagaccccctttatataatagaggagtcctactttaggtacaactctataaaaggtaaaaaatctcttgattAGCTGATTGTCGTTCCCTTATTGATAagtgccgagattcccgccgtaatatccgaccggtcacggatatttcggtcttctgttggcTATGTTAACAATGTTGCTTCGAGCTTGTTCGACGCTAGGATCGATTCCGGGATCACAGACTAGATATTCTCGAAGGCAGATGTTCTGACCCCGGGTTCTAGCACGTTGGGACTTGGGGTCGATCTTCAGTCCTCTATTTCCATGTTCCGAGCCTAACCTACCATGTCGTAGGCAagctcgatttcgaccgtatacaaatagtcccctcattttttggagagtagACGACGGAAACGGCATGAGCTTCCGATTCTTACTTCGATACCCCGCGACAAAAACGACAAAATAAAtgaaacgtctcgtcagtcaagtcttaatggcattaaatgcttgTCAGCTGCCGGCCGGCCACTCCTGGATGCGAACTGTcgttgaaaaactataaatacctcttcTTTTGTTCATTCCAACTTTACATCCAAACCTTCTACCCTCGTACCTTAGGAATCTCAATACATTCTGGCACTTATATCCTGGTTTTGTAAGAACTTTTGTTCGTCTTCGTCTCACCTTCAACTTCCTCTCTTCCTCTATTCCTCCTCCATTTTTTTGAAGAAATGGAAAAGACCTCAAATACCATTCTCCAAAAAGAAACACCTTCTACTTTGCGATCGACTACTGAGGCCGAAGAAATGGTTTTGCATACTGCCATCGATGAACCAGTACAGGAACCCCCTTTGAAAATGTTTATCCCTGGAGGATGCTCGGTAAAtaacgattttaaggttgaaaaaacTTCTTATGTACTGGGTCGGTGTGAATACTTCTCAAGATACATCTGTTCGATTAATGAAGAGAACCTCTCTATGGTTCGGGTAGATTGCAACTGGGCCGATAAACCTTAGGGTCCCTGACCAAGAGGAGGCCATTACCACCCATGTCGAGGGATACCTGAATGTtgacacttatcccttcacattgggACCGGTGGACCCGGTCATCATAGACTTCTACAAGAGGTACGAGGTGTCCCTCGGTCAGACCCATCATTCAatatggaggatcgtgatcctcctccggGTCTTCATGAGCAAAATTGATGGCTGCTGGTTCACCGTGGATCACCTGCTTTGCTTGAACAGTACTCGACTATTCCGAGGGGGGCTTATAAAGCTTGTGCACCGGGTCAGCAAAGTCTCGTTCTCTAGTATCTATGAGGACCGAGATCGAGGCTGACAAGGCCATTTTGTTTAGGTGAGGACTTCGGACctaattgtaagcacgtgatttttgccctatgaaagaattactcccaaaaaaaaacaaatttccttggtgtgcaatttttgaatttttgtggtatttttgtataattatttgtatttttgtctatgcatgtttatttgtttaaattaataaaaatacaaaaatatgtcgcatttgcatttaggatttaattctacaattaggaataattaggtttgttttacaagaataaaaattacaaaaatatgcatcgtttgcatttttagcatttaatgtccaattgtacaattttatgcttaattattacttaattgtgcgttaattgttattgagagttaatttgcgattttataaattaatttagttctatataatAACTTagggatttttagaatttagttttagaaaaacaaaagaagaaaaaagagcaaaaatataaagaaaatcggaattgggcctcttcttcaatttcaaaccacaagcccaaaaaatacccaaccttccccatgacccggtccatctcaacacgggtcgacccggtccgccccataacacctctttatttttcattttttttctccaaaaacaaaacaaaaacaaaacaaaaacaaaaccaaacCCAAAAAAACCTAAACTAACCTTCCTCATGCTTCCCATGGCTACTGCCCTTCCCCCTCATCCCCACGACCACCCCCTCACAACCACCCCCTCACACATACACACACCAACAcaatacacacacatacacagcaatgtatacacacacacacacttcgttTTCTTCCTCGTTTCAGCTACGTCAAGCTTGAGCTCAAGCAGCCATGGTTGCCCCCtcgctgcttcttcttcctcgtcaCTTGCAACTGTTCAATGCTTCAGCTTCTTCCAGCTTCGTCATCGTCGAGTTGTCGCTGCCCGTCGCTGCTGGTTGTTTCTTCTCCTCCAGCTTCACGTCGCTGCGTGCCAGCGGCCATGGCAGCTTTGTTGCTGCTGCTGGCTGCTTCTTCTCCATGGCAGCTTCGCTGTTGCTGCTCGATGTTTCTTATTCTCCAGCTTCGCGCGGCCATGGCAGCTTTGTTGCTTCTGCTTCAGTTCTCGTCGTCGCCAAACACCCCTCCATCGAGCTTCGTTTATTGTTTaagtttccgggcagattcgagtGATTTTGGTGCAATAATTGTCTCCGGACATATTTGCTTTCATCCAAGTTCTTCGTCATTTCGATCCAgttagtgggtttgagtttcattttttgtccgtaatttgtttgatattttcggatcTGAAATTAGATATGTTCGATATTAAGTTCATGTTtatcgttttgttattttcttcagtttgtttcatttttcttgtttatttttaggaagaaattgat
Proteins encoded in this region:
- the LOC107809983 gene encoding glycine-rich domain-containing protein 1-like, whose product is MDISEERMEMEQQFEWNEAQKIVINVDLVAAAKEQLNFLATVDRNRWLYEGRGLDKAIHRYYSCWLPLLAKHSESPFFEGPLVVPLDCEWIWHCHRLNPVRYKTDCKKLYGRILDNHDVVSSVKAESKQDTEELWQHFYPNEPYDLDSERALFEDIHVKPIQVEQCNDYDLVSAVKRQCPFFYQVSRPHMNNDLYLEGAVARYKGFLHLIRRNKERSIKSFTVPTYDIDLIWHTHQLHPASYCKDLVVIMGKVLEHDDTDSDRTKGKKLDTGFSRTTKQWEETYGSRYWRAGAMYRGSAPSPLRNTHFFSSTVSKKEDTLPEHQKIMHYPGMEAVEVMLEFVDIRNLPEGRKGSFFISFSKTQPDKIFNAKRKRTILSISGEKQVATFQCEPNGHLLLDLMSYSSSGLPILNSVKPMGSAKVSLEDLICPTSKLTMEKWVEVVPNSKMETLKPIYLRVAISVTTPMAAPYVFHFVRSRAFSKTSCFFPLPGRIQYAKNWTGVIDDAGDEVISLQMRDSTKSKGKNDSTLQKDVIGISKSGEVHSLAELVGKEWLLLDAQWSLQLQKSSSDDGHLLELVGHRNVKFFPGQKLDYEHKPCTKQRSPDDFLTAIEFSAQDPYGKALALIDLKFGVIHVKEEWFLLPGSITAFVLCDTLRKEGYSSLVGSAKHSKEIDFSTQETDMSHEEGNKANLKSEAEKGMPLDLEATKGNIAAPAKGAISGGCGSGCGSGCGSVMRSGACGSCGAGCGNKLESGGCGGCGSGGCGGGCGSMYESSGSSGCGGCGGIGGCGWDSESRSNSSGCGGCGGGGCGGGCGGGCGNRLKNSGCSSCGGGGECVDGLASGKAAEVDA